From one Phocaeicola salanitronis DSM 18170 genomic stretch:
- a CDS encoding TRAFAC clade GTPase domain-containing protein, with the protein MENNKSAILKGSEQSQESIVGVNTSELLATEPNLAGRFYSDALDDSQINGIIRSINPHLITLIGFSEFGKSTFVASMYHRVMTQGQIDGYDFYDSDTFSGFERRAYIRDVGLKLNKRFNRTTNTEGYFLNMYFKKGNEKLLLVISDRAGETYRNEYTTNANAVKADKSLIYNKHIVFFIDVSALIIDKNYLGFKSKFNTLISRFYSAGVFKNEKIIDVIFNKIDLLNKEDKNVCQLFESNAKEIIQMIEETSQTKINKQFKICSNNMENNHDLYEVFDYFVESCRLINIPTLSDVDWINTKIREL; encoded by the coding sequence ATGGAAAACAATAAATCAGCCATATTAAAGGGAAGCGAGCAATCTCAAGAATCCATTGTAGGGGTTAATACAAGTGAACTTCTTGCAACAGAACCGAATCTTGCCGGCAGGTTTTATTCAGACGCCTTGGACGATTCGCAAATAAACGGCATCATCCGTTCAATCAATCCACATCTGATAACACTGATAGGCTTTTCTGAATTTGGAAAATCAACTTTTGTCGCTTCGATGTATCATAGGGTTATGACGCAAGGACAAATAGACGGATATGACTTTTATGATTCTGATACTTTCTCTGGCTTTGAAAGAAGAGCATACATACGAGATGTGGGATTAAAGCTTAATAAGAGGTTTAACAGAACCACCAATACGGAAGGATATTTCTTAAACATGTATTTTAAAAAGGGAAATGAAAAGCTGCTTTTGGTGATTTCTGACAGAGCCGGTGAAACTTATAGAAATGAATATACGACCAATGCAAATGCTGTAAAAGCAGACAAGTCACTTATCTATAACAAACATATCGTGTTCTTTATAGATGTTTCGGCTTTAATAATAGACAAAAATTACTTGGGATTTAAAAGTAAATTCAACACCTTAATTTCAAGGTTCTATAGTGCAGGCGTATTTAAAAACGAGAAGATTATTGACGTGATTTTTAACAAGATAGACCTATTGAATAAGGAAGATAAAAACGTTTGTCAATTATTTGAATCAAATGCAAAAGAAATAATACAAATGATAGAAGAAACTTCACAAACCAAAATCAATAAGCAATTTAAAATCTGTTCGAACAATATGGAGAATAATCATGATTTATACGAGGTATTTGATTATTTCGTAGAAAGTTGCAGGCTTATAAATATTCCTACTCTCTCTGATGTTGATTGGATTAATACAAAAATTAGGGAACTATGA